A segment of the Streptomyces sp. Tu 2975 genome:
ATGCCGAGCGCCTTGGCCGCGAGCACGTAGTCGCTGCTGCCCTGCACCAGCATCGAACCGCGCAGCAGTCGCGCGAAGATCGGGATCTGCACGACGCCGACCGCGATCATCACGGTGGTCAGCGACTGGCCCATCACCGCGGCGATGGAGACCGCGAGCAGCAGCGACGGCAGCGAGAGCATGATGTCGGTGAAGCGCATGATCACGGTGTCGACGCGCTCGCCGGCCCTGCCGCCGAGGGTCGCCGCGGCGCCGGAGAGAACGCCGACGAGCGCGCCCACGATCAGACCGATGAGCATCGACACCACGCCGACCATCAGGGTCTGCCGGGCTCCGACGAGGATCCGGGAGAACATGTCGCGGCCGAGGTGGTCGAGGCCGAACCAGTTCTCGCCGCGCGCGCCGACGAACTGTCCCTTGTTGGCGAAGACTTCGCCGCGCCACGTCTGTGCGGACGGGCTGTGCGGGGCGAGCCACGGTCCGATGATCGCCAGGAGCACGAACAGCGCGATGATGACGGCGCCGATGATGGCCATCTTGCTGGCCTTGAGCCGCCGCATGGCCTCGCGCCACAGGCTCGCGCCGCTCGTGACCTCGGACGTCTGCATCAGCTCGGCGAGCCGGTCGATCTTGTCGGCCTTCTTCGTCATGGTCGTCACGTCAGTGCACCCGCACTCTCGGGTCGATAAGGCTGTACGCGAGGTCGACCAGGAGGTTGATGAGGACGTACACCATCGCGATGAAGAGGATGAACCCGACGAGCACCGGGTAATCGCGGGCGTCGATCGAGGTGCGGATGAAGTTTCCGATCCCGTTGAAGGAGAAGACCGACTCGGTCAGCACCGCGCCCGACAGCAGGCTTCCGGTCAACAGACCCACGGCGGTGACCACGGGCAGCAGCGCGTTGCGCAGCACGTGCCGGCCGCGGACGACCCGCTTGTCGAGACCCTTGGACTCGGCCGTGCGGACGTAGTCCTCACCGAGGACCTCGAGGACGCTGGCCCGGGTCATGCGCACGATGACGGCGAGCGGGATGGAGGACAGCGCGACGGCGGGCAGGATCAGATGGTGGATCGCGTCCAGGCTGGCGTCCAGCTCGCCGGTCAGCAGGCCGTCGAGGACGGCGAATCCGGTGATGTCGGTGGCGTCCATGCCGGTGTCGAGCCGTCCGTAGCTCGGGAACATCTGCAGCTGGACGGCGAAGATCCCCTTGAGGATCAGGGCGAGGAAGAAGACCGGGATGCAGATGCCGATGAGCGACCCGGACACCGCGCCGACGTCGAGCCAGCCACCGCGGCGCTTGGCCGCCAGGTAGCCCATCGGGATGCCGACAACGATGGCAATGAGGATCGCGACGATGCTGAGTTCCACCGTTGCCGGGAACCGCGTCGCGAACTCGTCCCACACCGGCTGACCGGTCTGGGTGGACGTACCGAGGTCCAGCTCGAAGATGCGCTTGAGGAAGCGCCAGTACTGGACGTAGACGGGCTGGTCGAGCCCGAGGGCCCGGTTGATACGCGCCACTTCGGCTTCGGTCGCCCGCTCGCCCAGGATCGCTGAGGCGGGTCCGCCGGGAAGCCGGTTCAGCCAGAGGAAGAGCAGAACCGACAGGCCGAGCAGGGTGGGTATGAGCTGTAGCAGTCTTCGTACGACGAGTCGCAGCACCCCGCGTGCCCCTTTCTTACGTGCGTCGATGCGGGTCCGCCCGGCCACCGAGGTTCTGTGGCCGGGCGGACCCGCTGGGGTTTCGATTACTTGAAGGAGACCTCGGCGAAGTTCTCCTGCGTCAGCGGGGAGACCTTCGGCGGGTTGACGTTCTTGGCGAACGCGATCGCCGGCGGGGAGGCCGAGATCGGGACACCCGGGACGTACTCCATGATCGTCTCGTTGGCCTTCTTGTAGGCCTCCACGCGACCCGCGGGGTCGGTGACCTTCGACGCGGCGTTCACGGAGTCGAAGACCTTCTTGTCGTCGAAGCCCCACTGCTTGTCGGGACCGGCGAACCAGGTGCCGATGAAGTTGTAGCCGTCGTTGAAGTCACCGGTCCAGCCCAGCATGTGCAGGGCGCAGGAGCCGGCCTCGGTGGCGTCCAGGTAGTCCGGGGCCCACTTCATGGCCTTCGGGGTGACCGTGATGCCGGCCTTCTCCAGGTCCGCCTTCATGCGCTCGAACATGTCCTGCGGCGCCGGCATGTAGGGGCGCGTGACCTCGGTCGGGTAGCAGAACTCGATCGAGAGCTTCTCCTCACCGGCCTTCTTGAGGAGCTCCTTGGCCTTGTCGGTGTCGAACGGGTAGGTCTTCACCTTGTCCGAGAAACCGGCGACCGTGTCGGGCATGAACTGGGTCGCGGCCTTGCCGCCCTCGGGCAGCTGCGTCTTGACGATGCCCTCGCGGTCGATGGCGTGCGAGATGGCCTGCCGGACCTCGAGCTTCTTCAGCGCGGGGTTCTTCGACTGCGTCATACCGACGTAGAAGATGTTGAAGACGTCACGGGTCGGGACCTCGTAACCCTCCTTCTCCAGCGTCTTCACATCGGCCGGAGCGACCAGGTCGTAACCGTCGATGTCACCGGCCTGCAGCGCCTGACGGCGGCCGGCCTCGGTGTCGATCGTGCGGAAGACCAGGTTCTTGACCTTGGCCTTCTCGCCCCAGTAGTCGTCGAAGCGCTCAAGGGTGACTTCCTTGTTGCCCTTGTTCCACTTCGTGATCTTGTACGGGCCGGTGCCGGCGACCGTGCCGGCCTCCTGGCTGTACTTGGGGTACGTGATCGCGTCGCCCTTGGCGGTCGCGTCCTGCTTCGCGTACTCCTTGATGGCCTTCGGCGAGTGGATCGCCAGCGCCTGGAGGGAGAAGCCGCCGGGCAGGTTCGCCGAGGGCTCGTTGACCTCGATGACCGCCGTGTTCTCGTCCTTCGCCGTGCAGGACTTGTAGTTCGGCTTGGGGGCTTCCTTGTCCTCGTTCTTGGCGAAGCCGCCCATGATGGTCTGCCAGTAGTAGGAGACCGCGCTCGACTGGTAGGTGCCCTTCCAGTTGAACCAGTGGTCGTAGTTCGCGCAGACCGCGGCGGCGTTGAACGCCTCTCCGTCGTGGAACTTGACACCCTTGCGCAGGTTGAACGTCCACACCTTGCCGGCCGGGTCGCTCGACCACGTCTCGGCGAGACCGCCGACGAGCTTGCTGCCGCCCGACTCGTGCTCGAGCAGGGCCTCGAAGGCCTGACGGGTGACCCGGAAGGTCTCACCGTCGCTCGCGAGAGCAGGGTCGAGGGAGCCGGGGTCACCGGCGCCGGCGAAGACGAACGTGTCCTTGTCGCCCCCCTTGTCACCGTCCTTGCCCCGCTCGCTGGCGCAGCCGGTGGCGATCAGGCCGACGGCCACCGCCGCCGTGATCGCCCGGACAGCTCCGGACTTGAATATTCGCATGGGTCCACCCCGAGGTTCCGCCGTGGGAGAGGTCTTGACGGCCGAACACTACAGACGGGAGACACCTGGGAGAACAGTCCGGATAGCGGTGATACCTACTCGAGACCCGGACACTCAACAAACCGGGCAGATACGGGACATCCCCGCCAGGCGAGTTAACACCCCTGACATCCGGCGGAGTTCGTTCCCGTCATTTCCGCAGCGGCCCAGCTCAGCGGGTGTGCGGCGGAGGATATCCGTACCCACCGCCGGCGGCCGGCGCCCCCGCGTGGGCGTCGCGGTCGTAGAAGGGGCGGGCATTGACGCGCATCCACATGGTGACCGGGTCGTACTCGTCGGACATGGCCACGGTCGACACCGGCAGACCGTCCGGCACGGCGGCCACCGACTGCCGCATCATCACCCGCACCGTCTCGACCGAGTGCGGGCCGGTGTCGTAGAGATCCAGACCGATGGCCAGGTACGCGGGCCCCACCGCGGGCTGCACCCAGGCACGCCGCAGCGAGCGGACGGCGGGGGTGCGGTGGGCGTTCTGTGTGAGCAGGGCGTAGAACTGCGGGATCTCGATCGCCGGGTCCGACAGCCGCAGCGGTCCCGCCGGCATCCGGTCCAGGCCCGTGGCGATACGGCGCAGATCCAGCCACGGCACACCCACACCGCCGCCGGGAGCGTGCGGGTTCAGCCAGATGCCCCAGTGGTCCGGGTAGAGGGCGCGGGCGATGTCCCGGCCGGTGGTGACCTCGTGCGCACGGTTCCAGCCGGAGACGGCCAGCTCCTGGGCGGAGGTGACACAAGGGGCGTAGCAGACGCCGTCGATCTCCATGTTGCCGTACTGGGCGTCGGGCGAGCCGGGCTGTCCGTGCCACAGCAGCATCCAGATCCGGCCGCCCGCAGGGTCGGCGAGGGCGTGCAGCAGCGCCTCGTACGCGTCGTAGCGGCCGGGAGTCACCTGGCGCAGCATGTGCTCGACCTGTCCGGCCGCCGCGGTGCCTGACGCACTCACCCTGTTCCGCCCCTCGTTCGGTCCCACCGTTCCGCACAGCCTCTGTCAGGCTGGTCAGGCCATCAAACCAGCTTAATCGGCCCTCCTGGCAAAGACTTGACCACAGGGTCTCTCTTTCGTGTCGGGTCCGAGCCCTACACGTGCTGTCGTTGATAGAAGGGGCGCACGCGCTCGAGCATCCAGTCGGCCACCGGATCCTGCGCGACGTCGAGAAGCACCAGGTTGACCGGCCACGGCGGCCGGACCCGGCCCATGGCCCGGCCGAGGGCGTCCATGGGGGCGTTGCGCTCGACGCCCTCCCAGGACGAGAGCTGCACACCGATGAAGAGTGTCGGCGCGTCGCCCTCGATGGAGGCGAGCGCGCGGCGGCCGGTCAGCACGACTCCGACGGCCTCGAACTCGCCGGCCGCGGCGGCGAGGAAGTCGACCGGCTCCTCCTGCCAGTCCGGCTCGAAGAGCCGTACCCGGCCGCCGGAGGCCGGACCCTCGAGCGGCGTCCGCCCCACCCGGCACAGTTCGGCGACCGCGGCGGGCGGCAGCGGGGCGCCCACGGCGCCGCCCGGGTTGACGGCGATGCCGAGCTGCGGCGGCAGCCCGCGGGCGAAGTCCCTGGCGGGCGCGACGGTGAAGGGCATATGGGCGCCGACGCACTGGAGGAACTGCTGCTCCGAGCTGAAGACGGGGACGTACGCGGCGCCGTCGATCTCCATGGTCGGCAGATCGAGGTCCCGGCTCTCCTGACTGCCGCCGTTGGGCAGCGGGACCCATATCGGGCTGCGGCCGAGCACCTCGACCAGGCGGCCGCCGGCCGCGGGGTTGCCGAGGGAGGCGGCGAGCACCTCTTCGAGCTCGTTGCCGGGCCAGCCGGTGCGGGGTATGTCCATGCGATGTCCTTCGTGCGTGCCCCAGCCGTGGGCGGTGCGTGGTCGTGCGACGACCCTAGGGCCTCTCGTCCGGATCATGCCGGGCTGCCTGATCCGAACGAAAGACCCTGGTGCCGGGGACGCGACCGCCGCCCGGAGCGTTTCCCCCACCCCGCGCAGCGGACGACGCGCGCCCCGCTACCCGAAGCCCAGCCGCGCCAGCGCCCCCGCCGCCTCGCGGTCCAGGAGGACGGCGGACGCGCAGCCGGCCGGCAGTCGGCCCGCCTCCGCGTCGGCGACCAGGCGGGAGACGGCCCGACGGTGGCGGGCGAAGGCGTAGCCCGACACGCCGCGGCCCCGCTCGCGCTGGCCCGCTCTCGCGACCTGGGGCGTCACGTCCAGCAGCACCAGGTGGAGGGAGGCCCCGCGCCGCCGTGTCTCACGGGCGAGCCAGCGCCGGACCCACGCCTGTGTGCCGCAGTCGTGCACGACGACGCTCTCGCCGGAGCGCAGGGCACGCCGCAGCCCGGCGTAGTGGGCGAGCCGCACCAGCGGGCGGTAGACGGCGTACGGCAGGAAGCGTGGGGCGAGGGCGTCCCAGCGGTCCCGGGTGTCCTGCGAGTCGATGCCGAGGCCCCTCGCCGCGCGCCGGATCAGCGTGGACTTGCCGCTGCCGGGCAGGCCGGAGACGACCACCACGTCACCGGCGCCGAAGAGCAGGCTGTGCGGGCCGCGCCCGGCCCGCTGCCGCAGGTCGCGCAGGACGGGCAGGGCGGTCGTGGCCGCTCCGGCCCGGGACGGGACGGCGGACATGCCCGGTGGCGCGGGCACCCCCGTGGTCGTGGCGTATGCACCGGTCGGCTGCAACGTCGTCCCCTCCCCGTGTCGGGTCATCCCACACCCTTGCCCATGAAGTGTAAAGAATTGGTAATACGGCTCAAGTGTTTTCAGGGCGGCCTCACGCTCCACTCTTCCCCGATGCGTGCAATGATGTGCGCGCCAACTCCATACCGGCCGCTTGAATCCACGCGGGAGAGTCCCTGCCACCTCTGTGGCGGGCGCCGAAGGAGCAAGTTCCTCCCTTGAATCTCTCAGGCCCCGTACCGCGTGCGATGAGGCAGATCTGAAAAGCGAGCCGCATTCGAGTGGCTCCACCCAAGGTGCAAGTCACGACTACCCGTACGCGTAGTCGGGGCGAACCTCTCAGGTTCCGATGACAGATGGGGAGGATTGTCCTCGCAGCCATGCCCTGGGAGCCACACCTATGAGCAACGCCCCCCGTCTGACCGCACTCGACGCCCTGCACAGGTCGCTGGGCGCGACCATGACCGATTTCGCCGGCTGGGACATGCCCCTGCGGTACGGCAGCGAGCGTGACGAGCACGTCGCCGTCCGCACCAAGGCCGGGCTGTTCGACCTGTCCCACATGGGTGAGATCACCGTCACCGGTCCGCGAGCCGTCGACCTGCTGAACCACGCACTGGTCGGCAACATCGGCACCATCGGCCTCGGCCGCGCCCGCTACACGATGATCTGCCAGGAGGACGGCGGCATCCTCGACGACCTGATCGTCTACCGCCTCGGCGAGGACGAGTACATGGTCGTCGCCAATGCCGGCAACGCCCAGATCGTGCTCGACGCCCTCACCGAGCGCGCCCAGGGCTTCGACGCCACCGTCCGTGACGACCGTGACGCGTACGCGCTGATCGCGGTTCAGGGCCCGGAGTCCCCCGGCATCCTGAAGTCGCTGACCGACGCCGACCTGGACGGCCTGAAGTACTACGCGGGCCTGCCGGGCACCGTGGCGGGCGTCCCGGCGCTGATCGCCCGCACCGGCTACACCGGCGAGGACGGCTTCGAACTGTTCGTCGAGCCGCAGCACGCCGAGAAGCTCTGGCAGGCGCTGACCGACGCGGGCGCGCCCGCCGGTCTGATCCCGTGCGGCCTGTCCTGCCGCGACACGCTGCGCCTGGAGGCGGGCATGCCGCTGTACGGGCACGAGCTGACCACGGCGCTCACCCCGTTCGACGCGGGTCTCGGCCGGGTGGTGAAGTTCGAGAAGGAGGGCGACTTCGTCGGCCGTGAGGCGCTCACGGCCGCCGCGGAGCGTGCCGAGTCGGCGCCGCCGCGCAAGCTCGTCGGGCTGATCGCGGAGGGCCGCCGGGTCCCCCGCGCCGGCATGTCGGTGGTCGCGGACGGCACGGTGATCGGCGAGGTCACCTCGGGCGCCCCGAGCCCCACCCTCGGCAAGCCGATCGCCATGGCCTATGTGGACGCGGCCCACGCCGCGCCGGGCACGCCGGGAGTCGGCGTCGACATCCGGGGCACCCACGAGCCGTACGAGGTCGTGGCGCTGCCGTTCTACAAGCGCCAGAAGTGATCCTCCGGGTGCCGGAAGTGATCGTCCGCACCCTCTTCCCGTTCACCAGCACTCCCCCGCGTACAGGAGAATTCAGGTCATGAGCAACCCCCAGCAGCTGCGCTACAGCAAGGAGCACGAGTGGCTGTCGGCCGCCGAGGACGGCGTGTCGACGGTCGGCATCACGGAGCACGCGGCCAACGCGCTCGGCGACGTGGTGTACGTCCAGCTCCCCGAGGTCGGTGACACGGTGACCGCGGGCGAGACCTGCGGCGAGCTGGAGTCCACCAAGTCGGTCAGCGACCTGTACTCCCCGGTCAGCGGTGAGGTCACCGAGGCCAACGAGGACGTCGTCAACGACCCGTCCCTGGTGAACTCCGCACCGTTCGAGGGCGGTTGGCTCTTCAAGGTGCGCGTCAGCGAGGAGCCGAAGGACCTGCTCTCCGCGGACGAGTACACCGATTTCGCCGGCTGACCAAAACCTTAGGGACCGAGTGATGTCGCTTCTCAACACCCCTCTCCACGAGCTGGACCCGGACGTCGCCGCCGCTGTCGACGCCGAGCTCCACCGTCAGCAGTCCACCCTCGAGATGATCGCCTCGGAGAACTTCGCTCCGGTCGCGGTCATGGAGGCACAGGGCTCCGTCCTCACCAACAAGTACGCCGAGGGCTACCCGGGCCGCCGCTACTACGGCGGCTGCGAGCACGTCGACGTGGTCGAGCAGATCGCGATCGACCGGATCAAGGCGCTGTTCGGCGCCGAGCACGCCAATGTGCAGCCCCACTCGGGCGCGCAGGCGAACGCGGCCGCGATGTTCGCGCTGCTGAAGCCGGGCGACACGATCATGGGCCTGAACCTGGCCCACGGCGGTCACCTCACCCACGGCATGAAGATCAACTTCTCCGGCAAGCTCTACAACGTGGTCGCGTACCACGTGGACGACGCCACCGGACAGGTCGACATGGCCGAGGTCGAGCGCCTCGCCAAGGAGTCCAAGCCGAAGCTGATCGTCGCCGGCTGGTCCGCGTACCCGCGCCAGCTGGACTTCGCGGCCTTCCGGCGGATCGCCGACGAGGTCGGCGCCTACCTCATGGTCGACATGGCGCACTTCGCCGGCCTGGTCGCCGCGGGTCTGCACCCCAACCCGGTGCCGCACGCCCACGTCGTCACCACGACCACGCACAAGACCCTCGGCGGTCCGCGCGGCGGCGTGATCCTCTCCACCGCAGAGCTCGCCAAGAAGATCAACTCCGCGGTCTTCCCCGGCCAGCAGGGCGGCCCGCTGGAGCACGTCATCGCGGCGAAGGCGGTCTCCTTCAAGGTCGCCGCCTCCGAGGACTTCAAGGAGCGCCAGCAGCGCACGCTGGACGGCGCCCGCATCCTCGCCGAGCGTCTGGTCCAGGCGGACGTGACCGAGCACGGCGTCTCCGTCCTGTCCGGCGGCACGGACGTGCACCTGGTCCTGGTGGACCTGCGCAACTCCGAGCTGGACGGTCAGCAGGCCGAGGACCGCCTCCACGAGGTCGGTATCACGGTCAACCGCAACGCCATCCCGAACGACCCGCGGCCGCCGATGGTCACCTCGGGTCTGCGGATCGGCACCCCGGCGCTGGCCACGCGCGGCTTCCAGGACGAGGACTTCCGCGAGGTCGCGGACATCATCGCCGAGGCGCTGAAGCCGTCGTACGACGTGCCGGCGCTGCGCGCCCGGGTGACGGCCCTGGCCGGGAAGCACCCGCTCTACCCTGGTCTGTGACGGATCTCCCGTAACCGACCCGAACAAAACAAAAGGGGCACCGCGCACACTGGACCGTGCGCGCGGTGCCCCGCACCACGTAAGCACCACGCACACGCAATGCCTCTGCGCCACCGCCACCCGTACAAGAGGCGCTGCGCGCCGCTGCACTACACGGCAGACAACGGCGTCTACCACCCCACAAGGAGTTCCCCGTGGCCATCTCGGTCTTCGACCTGTTCTCGATCGGCATCGGCCCGTCCAGCTCCCACACGGTGGGCCCGATGCGCGCCGCCCGGATGTTCGCCCGGCGCCTGAAGAACGAGGGCCTGCTCGCCCACACCGCGGCCATACGGGCCGAGCTGTTCGGATCACTGGGAGCGACCGGGCACGGCCACGGCACGCCCAAGGCCGTCCTGCTGGGCCTGGAGGGCAACTCTCCCCGGACGGTCGACGTCGAGAGCGCCGACGCGCAGGTCGAGCGGATCAAGGCGGACGGGCGGATCAACCTGCTCGGCGCCCACGAGATCGACTTCGACTTCGACGCGGACCTCGTCCTGCACCGCCGCAAGGCCCTGCCGTACCACGCCAACGGCATGACGGTCGTCGCCCGCGACGCCGAGGGCACGACGCTGCTGGAGAAGACGTACTACTCGGTCGGCGGCGGGTTCGTCGTCGACGAGACCGTACTTTCTCAGGAGGGGGCGGGCGACAACCCGATCGTCCCCGACGACACAGTCCTGAAATACCCCTTCCGCACGGGTGACGAGCTGCTGCGTCTCACCAAGGAGACCGGTCTGTCGATCTCGGCCCTGATGCTGGAGAACGAGAAGGCCTGGCGCACCGAGGACGAGATCCGCGAAGGGCTCCTGGAGATCTGGCGCGTCATGCAGGCGTGCGTCTCGCGCGGCATGTCCCGCGAGGGCATCCTGCCGGGCGGTCTCAAGGTCCGCCGGCGCGCCGCCACCACGGCCCGTAAGCTGCGCTCCGAGGGCGACCCGCAGGCTCTCGCCATGGAGTGGATCACGCTCTACGCCATGGCCGTGAACGAGGAGAACGCGGCCGGCGGCCGGGTCGTCACCGCCCCCACGAACGGCGCCGCGGGCATCATCCCGGCGGTCCTGCACTACTACATGAACTTCGTGCCCGGCGCCGACGAGAAGGGCATCGTCGACTTCCTGCTCGCCGCGGGTGCGATCGGCATGCTCTTCAAGGAGAACGCCTCGATCTCGGGCGCCGAGGTCGGCTGCCAGGGCGAGGTCGGCTCGGCCTGCTCGATGGCCGCGGGCGCGCTCGCCGAGGTGCTCAGCGGCTCCCCGGAGCAGGTCGAGAACGCCGCGGAGATCGGCATGGAGCACAACCTGGGCCTCACCTGCGACCCGGTCGGCGGCCTGGTCCAGATCCCGTGCATCGAGCGCAACGGCATGGCGGCGGTCAAGGCGGTCACGGCCGCGAAGATGGCGATGCGCGGCGACGGCAGCCACAAGGTGTCCCTGGACAAGGTCATCAAGACGATGAAGGACACCGGCGCCGACATGTCGGTCAAGTACAAGGAGACCGCGCGCGGCGGTCTCGCGGTGAACATCATCGAGTGCTGACCGGAGCGCGTCCGGACATGGGAAGGCCCCCGGCGCGTGCCGGGGGCCTTCCCATGTCCCGTGGGATCAGGCCTTGTTCAGGTGGGCCCAGAACTCGTCGAACGACAGGAGCTTGTCCTTGTCGGTGTCCTGTGCGGCGATCACGGCCTCGGCCACCGACTCGGTGACGTTCCAGTCACCCATCTGAGCCATGGCCGTCTTGTACTCGGCCGCAGTGATGAAGCCGTCGCCGTCCGCGTCGTAACGGTCGAACGCCTTGCGTGCTGACTCGATGTCCGCCACCGGTCCACCCCTTCTTGGTGCATTACTGACGGGGGTCAGATTATCGGCCTGCGTCGTCGATCATGGAGGCGAGGCCTGTACCCACGAACGGGGAGAGATGTGATGAGCGACGAACTGGGACGGATACTCGCCGCCGCGACCCAGGGGCAGTTCCCGCCCGCGGACGGCGGTGTGACCGTGGTGGACCGGCCCGGTGCCCGTGACGAGGGCGTGGTGGCCTTCACCGCGCACTCGGTCGTCTTCACGGCCGAGGACCCGGAGTGGATACGGGCCGAACTGGCCGCCAC
Coding sequences within it:
- a CDS encoding ABC transporter permease, coding for MTKKADKIDRLAELMQTSEVTSGASLWREAMRRLKASKMAIIGAVIIALFVLLAIIGPWLAPHSPSAQTWRGEVFANKGQFVGARGENWFGLDHLGRDMFSRILVGARQTLMVGVVSMLIGLIVGALVGVLSGAAATLGGRAGERVDTVIMRFTDIMLSLPSLLLAVSIAAVMGQSLTTVMIAVGVVQIPIFARLLRGSMLVQGSSDYVLAAKALGIRKKRIVLTQILPNSLSPVIVQATLSLATAIIEAAALSYLGLGNPDPAIPEWGVMLAQAERFFDNEPMMAAYPAIGIIITALGFTLLGEAMREALDPKLRG
- a CDS encoding enhanced serine sensitivity protein SseB → MDIPRTGWPGNELEEVLAASLGNPAAGGRLVEVLGRSPIWVPLPNGGSQESRDLDLPTMEIDGAAYVPVFSSEQQFLQCVGAHMPFTVAPARDFARGLPPQLGIAVNPGGAVGAPLPPAAVAELCRVGRTPLEGPASGGRVRLFEPDWQEEPVDFLAAAAGEFEAVGVVLTGRRALASIEGDAPTLFIGVQLSSWEGVERNAPMDALGRAMGRVRPPWPVNLVLLDVAQDPVADWMLERVRPFYQRQHV
- a CDS encoding EF-hand domain-containing protein, with translation MADIESARKAFDRYDADGDGFITAAEYKTAMAQMGDWNVTESVAEAVIAAQDTDKDKLLSFDEFWAHLNKA
- a CDS encoding AAA family ATPase gives rise to the protein MTRHGEGTTLQPTGAYATTTGVPAPPGMSAVPSRAGAATTALPVLRDLRQRAGRGPHSLLFGAGDVVVVSGLPGSGKSTLIRRAARGLGIDSQDTRDRWDALAPRFLPYAVYRPLVRLAHYAGLRRALRSGESVVVHDCGTQAWVRRWLARETRRRGASLHLVLLDVTPQVARAGQRERGRGVSGYAFARHRRAVSRLVADAEAGRLPAGCASAVLLDREAAGALARLGFG
- a CDS encoding L-serine ammonia-lyase, translated to MAISVFDLFSIGIGPSSSHTVGPMRAARMFARRLKNEGLLAHTAAIRAELFGSLGATGHGHGTPKAVLLGLEGNSPRTVDVESADAQVERIKADGRINLLGAHEIDFDFDADLVLHRRKALPYHANGMTVVARDAEGTTLLEKTYYSVGGGFVVDETVLSQEGAGDNPIVPDDTVLKYPFRTGDELLRLTKETGLSISALMLENEKAWRTEDEIREGLLEIWRVMQACVSRGMSREGILPGGLKVRRRAATTARKLRSEGDPQALAMEWITLYAMAVNEENAAGGRVVTAPTNGAAGIIPAVLHYYMNFVPGADEKGIVDFLLAAGAIGMLFKENASISGAEVGCQGEVGSACSMAAGALAEVLSGSPEQVENAAEIGMEHNLGLTCDPVGGLVQIPCIERNGMAAVKAVTAAKMAMRGDGSHKVSLDKVIKTMKDTGADMSVKYKETARGGLAVNIIEC
- a CDS encoding ABC transporter substrate-binding protein yields the protein MRIFKSGAVRAITAAVAVGLIATGCASERGKDGDKGGDKDTFVFAGAGDPGSLDPALASDGETFRVTRQAFEALLEHESGGSKLVGGLAETWSSDPAGKVWTFNLRKGVKFHDGEAFNAAAVCANYDHWFNWKGTYQSSAVSYYWQTIMGGFAKNEDKEAPKPNYKSCTAKDENTAVIEVNEPSANLPGGFSLQALAIHSPKAIKEYAKQDATAKGDAITYPKYSQEAGTVAGTGPYKITKWNKGNKEVTLERFDDYWGEKAKVKNLVFRTIDTEAGRRQALQAGDIDGYDLVAPADVKTLEKEGYEVPTRDVFNIFYVGMTQSKNPALKKLEVRQAISHAIDREGIVKTQLPEGGKAATQFMPDTVAGFSDKVKTYPFDTDKAKELLKKAGEEKLSIEFCYPTEVTRPYMPAPQDMFERMKADLEKAGITVTPKAMKWAPDYLDATEAGSCALHMLGWTGDFNDGYNFIGTWFAGPDKQWGFDDKKVFDSVNAASKVTDPAGRVEAYKKANETIMEYVPGVPISASPPAIAFAKNVNPPKVSPLTQENFAEVSFK
- a CDS encoding enhanced serine sensitivity protein SseB C-terminal domain-containing protein, with protein sequence MSASGTAAAGQVEHMLRQVTPGRYDAYEALLHALADPAGGRIWMLLWHGQPGSPDAQYGNMEIDGVCYAPCVTSAQELAVSGWNRAHEVTTGRDIARALYPDHWGIWLNPHAPGGGVGVPWLDLRRIATGLDRMPAGPLRLSDPAIEIPQFYALLTQNAHRTPAVRSLRRAWVQPAVGPAYLAIGLDLYDTGPHSVETVRVMMRQSVAAVPDGLPVSTVAMSDEYDPVTMWMRVNARPFYDRDAHAGAPAAGGGYGYPPPHTR
- the gcvH gene encoding glycine cleavage system protein GcvH, with protein sequence MSNPQQLRYSKEHEWLSAAEDGVSTVGITEHAANALGDVVYVQLPEVGDTVTAGETCGELESTKSVSDLYSPVSGEVTEANEDVVNDPSLVNSAPFEGGWLFKVRVSEEPKDLLSADEYTDFAG
- the gcvT gene encoding glycine cleavage system aminomethyltransferase GcvT, with translation MSNAPRLTALDALHRSLGATMTDFAGWDMPLRYGSERDEHVAVRTKAGLFDLSHMGEITVTGPRAVDLLNHALVGNIGTIGLGRARYTMICQEDGGILDDLIVYRLGEDEYMVVANAGNAQIVLDALTERAQGFDATVRDDRDAYALIAVQGPESPGILKSLTDADLDGLKYYAGLPGTVAGVPALIARTGYTGEDGFELFVEPQHAEKLWQALTDAGAPAGLIPCGLSCRDTLRLEAGMPLYGHELTTALTPFDAGLGRVVKFEKEGDFVGREALTAAAERAESAPPRKLVGLIAEGRRVPRAGMSVVADGTVIGEVTSGAPSPTLGKPIAMAYVDAAHAAPGTPGVGVDIRGTHEPYEVVALPFYKRQK
- a CDS encoding ABC transporter permease, whose translation is MLRLVVRRLLQLIPTLLGLSVLLFLWLNRLPGGPASAILGERATEAEVARINRALGLDQPVYVQYWRFLKRIFELDLGTSTQTGQPVWDEFATRFPATVELSIVAILIAIVVGIPMGYLAAKRRGGWLDVGAVSGSLIGICIPVFFLALILKGIFAVQLQMFPSYGRLDTGMDATDITGFAVLDGLLTGELDASLDAIHHLILPAVALSSIPLAVIVRMTRASVLEVLGEDYVRTAESKGLDKRVVRGRHVLRNALLPVVTAVGLLTGSLLSGAVLTESVFSFNGIGNFIRTSIDARDYPVLVGFILFIAMVYVLINLLVDLAYSLIDPRVRVH
- the glyA gene encoding serine hydroxymethyltransferase — protein: MSLLNTPLHELDPDVAAAVDAELHRQQSTLEMIASENFAPVAVMEAQGSVLTNKYAEGYPGRRYYGGCEHVDVVEQIAIDRIKALFGAEHANVQPHSGAQANAAAMFALLKPGDTIMGLNLAHGGHLTHGMKINFSGKLYNVVAYHVDDATGQVDMAEVERLAKESKPKLIVAGWSAYPRQLDFAAFRRIADEVGAYLMVDMAHFAGLVAAGLHPNPVPHAHVVTTTTHKTLGGPRGGVILSTAELAKKINSAVFPGQQGGPLEHVIAAKAVSFKVAASEDFKERQQRTLDGARILAERLVQADVTEHGVSVLSGGTDVHLVLVDLRNSELDGQQAEDRLHEVGITVNRNAIPNDPRPPMVTSGLRIGTPALATRGFQDEDFREVADIIAEALKPSYDVPALRARVTALAGKHPLYPGL